The following are from one region of the Arachis duranensis cultivar V14167 chromosome 10, aradu.V14167.gnm2.J7QH, whole genome shotgun sequence genome:
- the LOC107468544 gene encoding rDNA transcriptional regulator pol5 translates to MAAKKRNSSIDDEPAVVVPAAETNDSPKPPKKKTKKDKSNNHSDEPQEHVAAASDGSVKPMERKKKRKALDKERRRTAADTEPKLPEPSTSAAQAQPVDSPGTSSGGGSQLPEFHIGVFKDLAVAAEPAREAAAKQLVTELKAVQSAYDALDEKEVGDGGFKLEAEKDDGLDDCAPSVRYAVRRLIRGVSSSRECARQGFALGLTLLVGAVRKIRVESFLKLVVDLLEVTSSMKGQEAKDCLLGRLFAYGALARSGRLTQEWTIDKNTSCIREFVSVIISLANKKRYLQEPAVSIILDLTEKLPVEALLNHVVEAPGVKEWFDAAMEVGNPDALLLALKLREKISIDNSAFVKLLPNPFSSSLLFSTDQLSSLSNCLKESTFCQPRVHGVWPVLVNILLPNTIMQEEDAAAASNSLKKHKKSRKSSSYDEETAKNLQSFCEIIIEGSLLLSSHDRKHLAFDVLFLLLQKLSASLVPIILSSKVVQCLMDILSTKNTWLYKVAQHFLKQLSDWVGDDDVRRVAVIVALQKHSNGKFDNLTRTKAVKDFMSHFKTEAGCLLFIQSLMNLFVDEGSASEEPSDQSQTTDENSEIGSVDDKDSPRSNGNSDFLKSWIIESLPSILKHLKLGQEEKFRVQKEIMKFLAVQGLFTASLGSEVTSFELQEKFRWPKSPTSNALCKMCVEQLQLLLANAQKGEGSRASASSLEPNDLGLYFMKFFSTLCNIPSVSLFRTLDDEDDKAVKKLQAIEAKLSREERSHGLSAEANRLHALRYLLIQLLLQVLLQPGEYSEAASELIICCKKAFSACDLPDSSGDDDLEADDAPELMDVLVDTLLSLLPQSSAPMRSSIEQVFKYFCDDITDDGLMRMLRVIKKNLKPARHPDATSAEDSDGDDDDDFINIEEEDIDQAETGETGETDEQTDDSDSVVEAEENDQGHPEASDDSDSGMDDDAMFRIDTYLAQIFKEKKNQAGGETAHSQLVLFKLRILSLLEIFLHENPGKPQVLMVYSNLARAFVNPHTAEVSEQLGQRIWGILQRQIFKAKDYPRGEGVQLSTLEPLLERNLKLASKPLKKQKSASNPSKKSASWNRQKMVSSLAQTSTFWLLKIIDARNFSESELQRVVDIFREVLAGYFDSKKSQIKSGFLKEIFRRRPWIGHAVFGFILERCGSSKSDFRRVEALDLVMEILKSLVTLSSDNQNAAKKVLKSNLDKLCNLMKDLVTNMPSKQARRSEVQKFCIKTFEILTKLNLTKSFIKALAPDVQAALEAQLGEQFINLKQMGK, encoded by the exons ATGGCCGCTAAGAAAAGGAACTCTTCCATCGACGACGAACCTGCCGTCGTAGTACCCGCAGCTGAAACCAACGATTCTCCGAAACCCCCAaagaagaaaaccaagaaagacAAAAGCAATAACCACAGTGATGAGCCACAAGAACACGTGGCAGCAGCATCTGATGGCTCCGTCAAGCCAatggagaggaagaagaagcgcaaAGCTCTCGACAAGGAGAGGCGCCGCACCGCCGCTGACACCGAGCCGAAGCTTCCGGAGCCATCGACCTCCGCAGCACAGGCTCAGCCAGTGGACTCGCCCGGAACCAGCAGCGGCGGAGGTTCTCAGCTCCCGGAGTTTCACATTGGCGTGTTCAAGGATCTCGCGGTTGCGGCGGAGCCTGCGAGGGAAGCGGCCGCAAAACAGCTGGTGACCGAACTGAAGGCGGTTCAGAGTGCTTACGATGCGCTTGATGAGAAGGAGGTTGGCGACGGAGGGTTCAAGCTTGAAGCTGAAAAGGATGATGGATTGGATGATTGTGCACCTTCTGTTAGATACGCTGTTCGCAGGCTTATTCGTGGTGTTTCTTCCTCTAGAGAG TGTGCACGACAAGGTTTTGCTTTAGGTTTAACTCTTTTAGTTGGTGCTGTCCGCAAGATTCGGGTTGAATCATTCCTTAAACTTGTAGTTGATTTATTGGAAGTAACTTCGTCAATGAAGGGTCAG GAGGCAAAGGATTGTCTCTTGGGTCGCTTATTTGCCTATGGTGCACTGGCTAGATCGGGAAGACTTACACAGGAATGGACTATAGATAAAAACACATCATGCATTAGAGAATTTGTCAGTGTAATAATCTCTCTGGCGAATAAAAAGCGGTACTTGCAAGAGCCTGCTGTTTCAATAATTTTAGACTTAACTGAAAAG TTGCCTGTTGAAGCGTTGTTGAATCATGTTGTTGAAGCTCCGGGGGTGAAGGAATGGTTTGATGCTGCTATGGAAGTAGGAAATCCTGATGCTTTGCTTCTTGCACTAAAACTACGAGAAAAGATTTCCATTGACAACTCTGCATTTGTCAAACTGCTGCCAAATCCATTCAGCTCTAGCCTGCTCTTTTCCACTGATCAGCTTTCCTCCCTGAGCAATTGCTTGAAG GAGTCAACCTTTTGTCAGCCCCGTGTTCATGGTGTTTGGCCTGTTTTAGTAAATATTCTTTTGCCCAATACTATTatgcaagaagaagatgcagCAGCAGCTTCAAATTCGTTAAAGAAGCATAAAAAGAGTCGAAAATCAAGCTCCTATGATGAAGAAACTGCAAAGAATCTTCAGTCTTTCTGCGAAATAATTATTGAAGGATCCCTTCTCTTGTCATCTCATGACCGTAAGCATTTAGCTTTTGATGTTCTGTTTCTTCTACTCCAAAAGCTGTCTGCATCTTTGGTTCCAATCATTCTATCAAGCAAAGTTGTTCAGTGCCTTATGGATATACTATCAACGAAAAACACTTGGCTGTATAAAGTTGCTCagcattttctcaaacaatTGTCTGATTGGGTTGGAGATGATGATGTCAGAAGAGTTGCTGTTATAGTTGCTCTACAGAAACACAGCAATGGAAAATTTGATAATCTCACACGAACAAAAGCTGTAAAAGATTTCATGTCACACTTCAAAACAGAAGCAGGTTGCCTGCTTTTTATTCAGAGCTTGATGAACCTGTTTGTAGATGAAGGCAGTGCCTCGGAAGAACCTTCAGACCAGAGTCAAACTACAGATGAAAATTCCGAAATAGGTTCCGTTGATGATAAGGATTCCCCAAGGTCCAATGGCAATTCTGATTTTTTAAAGAGTTGGATTATTGAATCTCTTCCCAGCATTTTGAAACACTTGAAGCTGGGTCAAGAGGAGAAATTCCGAGTGCagaaagaaatcatgaaatttCTGGCTGTTCAAGGTCTGTTCACTGCGTCTCTTGGATCTGAGGTTACTTCTTTTGAGTTGCAGGAAAAATTCAGGTGGCCAAAATCACCCACATCAAATGCTCTTTGCAAGATGTGTGTTGAACAGCTCCAGTTATTATTGGCAAATGCTCAGAAGGGAGAGGGGTCACGAGCTTCGGCTAGTAGCCTTGAGCCAAATGATCTTGGCCTGTACTTCATGAAGTTCTTCAGCACCCTATGCAATATTCCTTCAGTTTCCCTATTTCGTACCTTAGATGATGAGGATGATAAAGCAGTAAAAAAATTACAAGCAATTGAAGCAAAATTATCCAGAGAG GAAAGGAGCCATGGGCTTAGTGCTGAAGCTAATAGATTGCATGCACTGAGGTACTTGCTTATCCAATTGCTTCTGCAAGTGCTTCTTCAACCAGGGGAGTACTCAGAAGCTGCATCTGAACTCATCATCTGCTGTAAGAAAGCATTTTCTGCTTGTGATCTTCCTGACTCATCTGGAGATGATGATTTGGAGGCTGATGATGCACCTGAGTTGATGGATGTTCTTGTGGATACATTACTTTCACTGCTTCCACAGTCATCAGCTCCTATGCGATCTTCTATTGAGCAG GTATTCAAATACTTCTGTGATGATATTACTGATGATGGACTGATGCGGATGTTGCGGGTCATCAAGAAAAACTTAAAACCTGCTAGACATCCTGATGCAACAAGCGCAGAAGATAGCGATGGCGATGACGACGATGACTTTATCAATATCGAAGAGGAAGATATTGATCAAGCTGAGACAGGTGAAACAGGTGAGACTGATGAGCAGACTGATGACTCAGATTCTGTTGTTGAGGCTGAGGAAAATGATCAGGGCCATCCTGAAGCTTCTGATGACTCTGATAGCGGAATGGATGATGATGCAATGTTCAGGATTGATACGTATCTGGCCCAGATTTTCAAGGAGAAGAAAAATCAGGCTGGAGGTGAAACTGCCCATTCCCAGCTTGTGTTGTTCAAACTTCGTATCCTTTCATTGTTGGAAATTTTCCTTCATGAAAATCCAG GTAAGCCTCAGGTTCTTATGGTGTACTCAAATTTGGCTCGAGCTTTTGTTAACCCACATACAGCAGAAGTTAGTGAGCAGCTTGGACAGCGTATTTGGGGTATATTACAAAGGCAaatatttaaagccaaggattatCCAAGGGGTGAAGGGGTTCAACTATCAACTCTTGAACCTTTGTTGGAACGAAATTTGAAATTGGCGtcaaaaccattgaagaaaCAAAAGTCTGCATCAAATCCATCAAAGAAATCAGCTTCATGGAACCGACAGAAAATGGTTTCCTCCCTTGCCCAAACATCAACCTTTTGGCTTTTGAAGATTATTGATGCAAGAAACTTCTCAGAGTCCGAACTCCAGAGGGTGGTTGATATTTTTCGGGAAGTTTTGGCTGGGTATTTTGACAGTAAAAAGTCTCAAATCAAATCTgggtttttaaaagaaatattccGAAGACGACCATGGATTGGGCATGCTGTGTTTGGCTTTATTTTGGAGAGATGTGGAAGTTCCAAGTCAGACTTCCGACGAGTGGAGGCACTAGATTTGGTAATGGAAATATTGAAGTCACTGGTGACGCTGAGTAGTGATAATCAGAATGCAGCCAAAAAGGTTCTTAAGAGCAATTTGGATAAGCTCTGCAATTTAATGAAAGATTTGGTGACAAATATGCCAAGCAAGCAAGCAAGGAGGTCAGAGGTACAGAAATTTTGTATAAAGACCTTTGAAATCTTGACTAAACTCAACCTCACCAAGTCTTTTATTAAAGCTCTGGCGCCTGATGTTCAAGCTGCTCTTGAGGCACAACTTGGTGAGCAGTTCATTAATTTGAAGCAGATGGGAAAATAA
- the LOC107468545 gene encoding transcription factor GTE7 — MASAVLANRNEPNWPQHRGGAAGFMGKVPFSNPNPNSKFGNKKNQSASDDASSINRRSNDGNHSQYVTFNVASYTKKELNELKNRLILELEQIRKLKKQIESGEYQPRQSFNGPPKKSSSKKISGNKRPFPVNSITKDLKRSNSEIGNLMKSCSQVLQKIMKHKVGWIFNTPVDVVGMGLHDYYDIVKKPMDLGTVKSNLAKNVYSSPADFASDVRLTFKNALTYNPPGHDVHNMADLLLTKFEELYRPVHEKFEDSMRQQDHDVDEELQASSWNHAEPERIERVKNKKENVIPPARFQPEPVQAPASSSNPPMVQSPVRTPSPMRAPPVKPLKQPKPKAKDPNKREMSLEEKHKLGIGLQSLPPEKMEQVVQIIRKRNGNLKQDGDEIELDIEAVDTETLWELDRLVTNWKKMMSKIKRQALLGNLNNNAAPNKSNGVKFFSLCASSSV, encoded by the coding sequence ATGGCTTCCGCCGTCCTAGCCAACCGAAACGAACCTAATTGGCCGCAACATAGAGGCGGTGCAGCTGGATTCATGGGAAAAGTACCATTttctaaccctaaccctaactcAAAATTTGGGAACAAAAAGAACCAATCGGCGTCAGATGATGCTTCATCCATCAACCGCAGGTCCAACGACGGTAATCATTCTCAATATGTGACGTTCAACGTGGCGTCGTACACAAAAAAGGAGCTGAACGAGCTCAAGAATCGCCTGATCTTGGAGCTCGAGCAGATTCGAAAGCTTAAGAAACAAATCGAGAGCGGAGAATATCAGCCCAGGCAGAGCTTCAACGGCCCTCCTAAAAAATCATCGAGCAAGAAAATCTCCGGCAACAAGCGGCCATTTCCGGTGAATTCCATCACCAAAGATTTGAAACGGTCGAATTCGGAGATTGGAAACTTGATGAAGTCCTGCTCGCAGGTTCTACAGAAGATCATGAAGCACAAGGTTGGGTGGATCTTCAACACCCCCGTTGATGTCGTTGGAATGGGTCTTCACGATTATTATGATATAGTGAAGAAACCCATGGATCTGGGCACCGTGAAGTCCAATCTCGCGAAGAACGTGTATTCCTCGCCGGCTGATTTTGCCTCCGATGTGCGGTTGACGTTCAAAAACGCGCTGACATATAACCCCCCTGGTCACGATGTGCACAACATGGCTGACCTGCTTTTAACCAAGTTTGAAGAGCTGTATCGTCCCGTGCATGAGAAATTCGAGGATTCGATGAGGCAGCAGGATCATGATGTTGATGAGGAATTGCAGGCCAGTTCCTGGAATCATGCTGAGCCAGAAAGGATTGAGAGGGTTAAGAACAAGAAGGAGAATGTGATCCCTCCGGCAAGGTTTCAACCCGAGCCAGTGCAGGCCCCTGCGAGCTCTTCGAACCCTCCAATGGTGCAGTCGCCAGTGCGCACTCCTTCCCCTATGAGAGCCCCTCCGGTGAAGCCTTTGAAGCAGCCAAAGCCTAAGGCGAAGGACCCCAATAAGAGGGAGATGAGCCTTGAGGAGAAACACAAGTTGGGTATTGGGCTGCAGAGTTTGCCTCCTGAGAAAATGGAGCAGGTGGTACAGATCATAAGGAAGAGGAATGGGAACCTTAAGCAGGATGGGGATGAGATTGAGCTTGATATTGAGGCTGTTGACACTGAGACCCTTTGGGAACTTGATCGGTTGGTGACCAATTGGAAGAAGATGATGAGCAAAATTAAGCGGCAGGCACTACTTGGCAACTTGAACAACAATGCCGCACCCAACAAATCCAATGGGGTAAAGTTTTTTTCATTGTGTGCATCTTCCTCTGTTTAA